The genomic window GCGCCTAACAAGGAATCCAGGGTACAGCACTTTGACAGTTGGCTTGGTATCATGAGACATCGAATTCGCTATGCAATGCGTTGTAGGGCAATCTCGAATAACGACTACAACCCAACGAAGAGGACAGCAGCACCAACCACCGCCAACAGACCCCACGACACACTcatagcagcagcagcactcTTGTTGACACTGACCACCTCTGGTGTACCAACCTGCTTCACGCCGTCAATCTTGCAAATTGTCTCACACCCTTTGCTGGCTCGCCTCTGGTTGCCTTCGTACGGCCCGCTGGTGTTGAAAGTCATCTCAATCCACTGCACGTGGAACTCGGCCGAGTGGCCCTCGGTCATGTTTCCACTCCACTCCCCACCATCGCTCCACATGTTGAGCACCATGTAGCTCTGCTTCCTAGGCACCGAGTACGAATTCGCAGCGACCTGCTTGCCGTTAAGGTACCAGTAGCTGTTCTTCGGCAGCCAGTCGATGCGGTGCGTCTGCCAGTCCTCCCAGCTGGGCAGGTCGGTGCCCATGATCGATGCTTGGGCGACTTCGTTACCATCCTTACCAACCGAAGGTTGATTGGTGTAGCGGATTGTATCGAGAGGGTCGCGCGTCAGAATCTCAATATCAGACTCGTTTTCGTCGTTGACGAACGTGAAGAAGCCGGCCACGGCACCCTTGTCGCCTACTACTCGCCCGTACATGCGCATCGACACGTGCATCAGGTTCTTCTGCTGGTTTTCCATCTCACCGGATGACTGGTAACCCGGCTCACGCGACGTACGGAGGGCGAGATAAGAGCTGTCGTCCTCTTCCGCAAGGTAGATGTTCGCGTACGAGTTCGACATGGGTACTGGGAAGTCATCTGTGGCTGGCTTGCTCCAGTTCTGCGTGGCCCAATCGTATTTCCAGTCCTCGCTGTCGAATAAATCAGGTTGCCATGTAGGCTCCAAACCCATGCTGTCGTTCACTTGCCCTGGTGGTTGAGAAAGACCACCCGGCAGGTTACGGAAGTCGTAGAAACGGTAGTATTGGAAGTACTCTGGCGTGTTCGCGTCGGCGCCAGACGAAACGACATAGCAGTTGCAGTCTGCGTTGTTGTCTTTTGGCGTCTCATTTTTCGACGATGTATATGGGCTTGTGGCAAGAGCACATGTAAGAAGAGCTGTGAGGGGCAAGAGCGAGGCGCCTAACGTGGTAAAGGAAGGCATGCTGGCTATGCTAGTATCTTCGGTACGCTTCGGACAAATAGCAATTAGACACCAAAGATCAAAGTGAGAGTGTCAGGAATTCGTGAAAGTGAACCAAGCGAGTGTCACCTGCAAAAGGCCATGAAGAATCAGAAAACCGCGCAGGAAGGATTGCGATGGCTGGCACACCAAGACACTTTCCGAGGGATCAATGAGCTCATATACGAGTGTGCTGCAGCAGTTAGGCGCCTAGCACGGGAGCCAGGCTTGATGCGCGCCTGCCCTTCAGTAGCGTCGACGTGCAAAGATGCAGCGTGTTTCGCGTTTCCTCCAAAGCTCTGAGCCAAGGCTCAGCCACAGCGCATCTGGGCTGCGAAGGCGAAGATGATCTCCTGAGTTAGCCGGATTCGGCACCTGGCGTGAATGACACGAGCTTCACGACGGCTCGGACGGATCCACGGCGCATCGCCAAGGGTCTGGGTGCGATGCGTGAGGGGACGACAGGAGACGCAGGGGGTTGTCACCAGCCACAGCCTCCCTGCACCAGCAGCGATAGCTTGATCATTTGATGCAGCGTGATGCTAAAATAGCCTCCAACGTCGACGGACAGCACGCCAAAGGCGAGTGTTCAACAAGATGATGGGCAGATTCTTCCTCTTGTTCCGAGTACTCCTGTCATCGATGCACCATCGCGGCGTACCGGTGGTTGGGAGCTGAGACGTTGCTTCGTAACAAGTTTGATGCTGGGGAAGAGGAATGCTGCTGATGTGATGGGAGCATCCGTTGTTGTCTGACACGAGCTCTCAATATTCTCTGCATTTCCAACATTCATTGCATCTCCAACATTCATTGCATCTCCAACATTCATTGCATCTCCAACATTCATTGCATCTCCAACATTCATTACATCTCCAACATTCATTACATCTCCAACATTCATTACATCTCCAACATTCATTACATCTCCAACATTCATTGCATCTCCCATATTCTCTGCATCTCCCCCACAGTAAGCATGTCAGGGGTCGCAACGAGCCACACCAGCTATCACTCCATGCGCACCGCAGCGGACGGCTTGTGGCTGGTGCTTGCGTTGCCTGTGGCAGGAGCTTAGGGTCACCATAGCGGATGATTCCGTGCCGCTGTGCAAGGTCATCACCCCGCACCCGTCTTGCTTACTTACGTTTAGCGCAAGGTTTGATGAGTGCTGCCTCCTTTGAGAAATGATACGATTTGAGTGTAGCACGACACCGACACAGCCCCTTTGAAGTATCCTGCACCGCCGTGGCCATCGACGTCGTCCAGGCCCAAATCGACTTTGAAAACTCCGGTGTCGCTATGCATGCAATGTACAAACGCCCGACTCGATGGTCAAGGCTTTCAAAGTCGCCCGATCCCAGTTCGAGGTCCAAAATCTCCACGATTGTATCTCTTCAGTTCACACCCAGCTTTCGCAAAGCGCTTCATCTCCCATCTCCTCCTCTTTTCCAAGTCCTCGCCCGCTACCCGTTTTCTCGTCCCATCTTGGCTTCCTCCGTCCTTGGCCAGACCACCTCCATGCAACCTTCCCGAGTCCATCCACGAGCAAGAAAACTCCTTGAAAAGGGGGTGGCTTTGCTTGTTCGGTTGTATGGCCGCGAATGGGTTGTGATGTGAGAACTTGAGGCGCTCCGgggttagggtagtagttTGGGTTGGATGCGATGTCGTCAGATTTGGTGATATAGGTAACACGAAGGAGGTCTGTGCATGTGCCGTGCGCTTTGAAGTCACAGTCGTGAAGGGATCAGTATTCTCCAACTCTGGGGCGACTAGCCCCTCTGTTTGTGAATCAACAGGAGGGATCCGCTTGGAGGCATCGTCGAGTGCTACACTGGGATCCAGACCGCGAATGCCAAGGATGTTGCTCTCTTGCCTAGGACCGGGAGCTTTCTTGGGCGACCTGTTGGGGCGCGGTATCCAGTCGCTCTCATCGCTCTCTGGTTCTGCTGTACGCCCTTGGCGCTGTGCGTTCTCCTCGTCTTCGACAAGCGGTGCGCGTTGGGCTTTGGAGGGCGCCGTAGGCGTGGCCTTGACCCGCTCCTTGCCCTTGCTGCGAGACTCAAGCTTCGACTGCTTCTGTGGCGGTTCGGCGTGTTTGTCTTCGCCGCGCATCTGGGCGTCCCGGACCTCCTCCGCCAGGTGGCTCGGAACGGCAGCATGGATCTCGGTCATGAGCTTCGCTCGGCGACAGAAGCCAGCCCAGTCCTCGTTCGCGAGCTTGCCGGCTTCTTCATTGAGGGCACTCGCAGGGTTGGGCTGAATGAGCAAGCATGATATCGTGACCAGTACGTCGCGTAGCTTGAGCGTGCTGCTCCAGTCTCGCTTGAGTGTCTCCACGCAGACGGCGCCCGTGGCCTCGTCGACGTTGGGATGCCAGCACCTTGTGCGGAAGAAAGCGGTGGGAGCGGCTGTGGGGTAGGTGGGCGGTATGTCCAGGTGCAGTCGCCACACGCCGCCCACGTACGGCGTGCCGACAGGGCCCGACAGGAGGACGTCGAGGGAAGTGAGGTCGGCCGCGGCGTCGGCGTTGGGAGGGAACAGGTAGTGGGGCGGCAGGCCGGCTGTGTGCAGAGAAGCGTGGTCGCCAGCAAGGCGCCTGAGCGACCTGGAGTTCTGAGGTACGTGAGCAGAGACGCAGGTAGCCGAGGCGCAGTGGCCGCGCACTTCGCCGAGGCTCGGAGAAAGAGGACAAGGAGCCTACCATGGTTGCGTGTGGTGCTCGTCAGGCATGAGCGCCGAGGTTGCAGTCGTTCGCACGGGCTGAGGGGTGGTGGGCGGTAGGAAGACTGGCGTTGCGTTGCAGGACACGCTTGAGCTGACCAACGCTAAGAGCTCTCACCAGACGCGTTCGCCATGCCCCCACATCGCGCTAGCTCTAGCGTCGCCGTGGACGCGGGAACGTGCGAGGATACACTTGAGCTGACCAACGCTAAAGCTGACCTAACCACTGACTTACCAACTTAGTCCAGGCAACACGCATAAGTACTAAACTTAAAATCTTTAAAGCTGCTACACTCTACATTAATAAAATATGATGGATTCTAGATAAAACTAACCTTAgaataaccctaaccttaagctaaccctaaccttaaacTAACTCTAAACCTAATGTTCTCTAAGATTTTATTATAAACATAATCCTAATAATCCTAAGATATTTATATTGTCTTCTAAAGAGGTTTAGAAGATAATCCCTAGCGTTGGTCAGGTGGAGCTGCCAAGGCAAGGTTGAGCTCTTAGCGTTGGTCAGCTCAAGCGTGTCCTGGGAACGTGCTGGGGCTGGTGCTTCGCTCTCGGCTTCACGGTGGGCACGCGCTGTCGTCACCGGTCCGTCGGTCACAATACCTACAAAGTACACCTATGCCCATGCCTTCACCGTGTACCATGCATGTTTCGTCTGCACGCTCACGTGCAATTTCTGCCTAGTGTGCTTCGTCTCCTCCGAGAAAGCGTCAGATGCTTCGTGCGACCCCCAACCTGCCCCTGCCGTGTCTGCCCTAGATCCCTCCCCTTGAACGCCGCGCTGCAATGCATCCCACAATCACAAGATATCCATATCGTCCGCCGGGTCCACAAACGGAAACTGCCCGCTCTCAATCGCCGCTATCCGGTCAAGCTCAGCCTGGTACTCTTTCCTCAAGCTATCGAGCGTGACAATCTGCCTCTTCAGCAGCTTCTTCGCCTTTCCCAGCCCCCACTGCGGCGGCCCGCTCTCATCCATCTTCTGCTCAGCCACTATGTATGCGTCTTCCTTGTTGACCGAGGAGAGCGTGTTGATAATCATGAGGTAGCACTGGATCAGCGAGTCGTCCGCAGGGTCGTGCACTTTGGAAGACGTCGTCTTGAGTCGTTGCAGTCGTTCGTGCATAATCGAGGCCGCACCGCGGAAGTTGTTGCGCGAGATGCGGAAAGAGTAGAGGATCTGATGGTACCGCGGTCCCGATGCCAAGTTCAGCGTCTTGTGGCATAGCGATGAAAGGATCGAGTCCACTTCGTCCGCCAGCCCAACCAGCGGAAACTTGAGCAGGGCCGTCACTTGCGACTGTCCCACCATGGACATGATCAGCGTCTGGAGGGACGAGTGTTTCCTGCACGTGGTTTGCGTCAGTCGAGACCTGGTGAGTGCGGTTTCTGGTTGCTTACAGAGCTGCATCACTGTGCCTGGTCATGGCCGTATACGCTCCCTGGAACCTAGCCGTCTGTATACATGCAGTGAACAGACGTTGAAGAAGCTCGGTTTTTGTCTCTTCGTCCTCTCGACCCGTCAATGATCGAAGACCAAGTTGTGCAAACTCAGATACATACGAGTAGGCCTTGACCCTTTCAAACAGGCCCAAGACATGGCTGTAGTAGTTAGCAAGGCCTTCGGAGAACAAGTTGCGATCGGTCTCGGATACAAGGCCCGCAGTGTCGTGATCTTCGACGCTAAACATGCCCAGCGCTATTGAGGTTAGTAGCTGTCAGCATGGACGGTGCTCGGGAGCCTTACCGAGAGTATACGCCACCTTCTGGAAGTAGACAGAGGCAAGTGCGTGTTCGCCGAGAGCGATGTGCAACCGGGCTTTGAGGTACGTCGCCCAGTTACCATCCGTGAGAAACTTTGCAAAGTCCAGTGCCAGGTCATACTCTTTCTGAACGAGCAAAATGCCCATGTTATCCTCTACGACAGAGTCATACATGGATTCCTCTCGGAACATAGACGCCACCCAAGCACGACCCCAATAGGTGAGCTGGCCAGCCTTCAGACCCTTTGGCAAGGGCAGATCAAAGAAATGGATGCCGTATATACCCTCCATAACCGTTTGTGTGATGGGCAGCTTCTTACCTGTCTTCAGGCTCTCGCTGACAGTTCGGTTCACGGCTTCCGAGGCAGGTCCGGTGGATGTCTGGTGAGACCAAACTGTGCGGGCCAGCCACGATACAGTCATGTAATCCCTGAACTGCGCTGCCAGCTCTACAAAGACTTCGGATGCGTCGAAACCTTCCGGTGTCTCCCCCTCCAGCTCGACGAACATGACCAACAAGAGTACCAGTAGATCGAGTACCGCATGATAGTCACGCTCGAGAGTCTCCTGGGAGACGCGAAGTAGCGCGTTCAGACCGAACCGTGCAAGCTGCTTCCGATTGTTGGGGCGGCCCTGCTCATTGTATGCTAAGATACGGATGGCCTGTAGAAATGTTTCTGTGCTGAGGTCTTTGATCTCGGTCCCGACTTCGTCTACAATGAGCGCCAGATCGTCGTCCGTCACATGCTGTACAAGCTCGCTTTGTGACTCTATCAACTCCATACGATCGACGACCGTGAGAGACCGGCTTTGAAGTGCGTCAGCCTCGAGTTGGCGTTCAACCCCACGTTGTACAAACGAAGGAAGTCGTCGTCGGAACGAGGAAGCTGCGTTTAAAAGTCGAGCAACCGAGGATGAGTCGGGTCTGTCCATTGCCCTGGCAAGAGGCCCCGTAAGAGGCTCCGATTTGGTGAGTGCCGCTGCGTTCAGCGTTGTGAGCTCAAGATTGCTGCATGTGCGGATTGCTGACAAGTGGTCGCTCAAGACCAGCCATGGCATAGCTGTCTCAGCATCATAGACGAGTGACAACGACTCCCCTCGTCGCTTGTGCAAATCCTTGACCAAGCCGTAGAAGGCCTGCCATTGCGCGGAAACCGCGTCTTCAAAGTCGTCTGCATCTCGAGCAATGCTAGGTGTCTTGGCTGCAAGTGATGATACGGCTGTACAGATCCGCTCTTTCAAAGACTCAGTAGTTGCTACTCTACTTGACCGCTTCCTATCAAGGCCTCTTGCGAAGATGTTGAGAGCGGTCTCTAAGGTAGCCATTGGGAAGCGTCCAGGATAGAACAAGAAATCTAACCACTGCCCAGATGCATCGACATCGTCGTTGGCTGTATCCTGTTGATCTGGATAAGTTGGGCTGCGCTTCAATCCTTCCACTGTCAGTGGTCCCGCATCGACAGAGACCCAGTCGTATTTCCAGGTTCTTTCCAGATCGTCCGGCTCATCGTTCAAGTCAAAGCTCAACTTGTAGACTCTGCTGCTTGGCCCAGATCGTGCGCGAATCCATAGTTCTGATCCTCTCCAGGTTCCGGCTGGGCCAGGTATAACGTGGAACTCCTCCATGGACCACACGGTCGTGTTCATGAGCTCATCAATCGGGGGCACAAATTCAACAAGCGTTTGGACATCGACAATTCCGTTGTGTACATCGTCTCCATCTCGGACACCCCAAAACTTGAATTGATGTTGCTTTGGCGAGTAAGTCACAACGTAGTAGTTGGCACCTTCGATACCACCAGGAATATCCAGGACAGCCATGAGCTTCGATTGGGAGGCCCCAATGAAGTAAGAGCCATTGCCGTTGCCATTGCCGTTGCTATTACCGTTGCCGTTGGCTCTCTCTAAAGCGCGGTCTGCTCGGCCCAGTAGATCGGTCTGCGCACCTGGTTTCCCCGATGCTACATTCCATGCTCGTAACGTATGGTCCAAGGAAACCGATAAGATGTGCTGCTTGTCCGGTGACAATGCcaccgcagcagcagcagataCGGCAAATTCTGCGTTATCGAACCTGACCGTCGGCTGCGCCTTCCACGCCAGAAGACCGCGGACCGACCAATTGCTGTTTTGATAGCGCGAACCGTCCCACACTTTGTTGTCCCTATCCCATAGCATGCGACATATGGCGCCATCGTCAAGGGAGACAAGGAGATCGTCCGCAGCCAGGCTTTCGAGTCTGTAGGGAATACGGCCGCTGAACAGGACCGGTTCTGACGTCTTGCACCAGTTCTCGATTTCTTGCTCAGATGCTGCGGAATTTATGAAGAAGTCGCGGTGGAGAGTGATTGTGTATAGCTCGTTTGCGGCAGTGATAGCGAAGACGGTGAGCGCATCTCGGTCATTTGGTTCTGCAAAAGCCACACAGAAAGGGCGAATCGGCGAAGGGAACTTGAGTAGAAGCGTGAGGTTAGCCTCGAAACCGTGACTCGAGTCGTGATCCAGGTCGGCGGCTTGAATCTCGAGCATCTTCCTATTGTCCAGGACGCGCCAGAGAAACGTCCGCGGGTACTCATGGTGTCGTCGAAAGAACAATGAGCCGTCGGTGGCCAGGTGCCGGCGCGTGAAGGATTCCTCGTCTTGGTCGGCGTGCAGCTCTGTGATGACGGTGCGCTTCGCCGTAGTGCGCGTCCCGAATGTCGAGGTAGTGTGCGCGGGTAGCGTAAATGCGATGGTAGATCCAGGAAAGGCGGGCTCAATGTTCAGCCGCGCCTCTTTGTAGAGACAAGCGCCTCCATTGCTGACCATCCTGCTCGCATGCGAAGGTTATGTCGGCGTTGCGCAGGCGGTTGGTGTCGTGCACGGTGTGGCTGCGGAAGCGGATGCGGAGGTGCAGCTCGAGGCAAACAAAAGTTCCAAGGTCGCCATCCAGCTTGCGCACAGACGACACGCGAGCTTTCATCATCTGCCGGCGTCACCTTTGTTCGTAGCTCGACGACACGCAGATATTGCGAGTAGTATGCGACTGTTGATTCACACAGTGAAAAGGCTCATCTCTAATGGATAGGGGCATCTACATCAATGCTGCTCGCTGATTCCCAGAAACGCCACCCAGTGCTCAATCATACACAAGAAACAAGACATGAGAATCGATCGCCAGCACAAAGCTCACCGTGCTGTTGATCACCTGTTGTTCCTCTCCTCGAGATCCTTTTCCTTGGGGTCGCCAATGCCGTCTTCGTTGATTGCAAACAAACAATCACTCTCAGGCAAGCAGGGACTGTCGTAGATCTTGCACACTCGCGTCTCTCCTCTACCCTTCCTCAAACTGAGACGTGTTGTACTTGCGTGTGCGATGATGTTTCCGCCGACAGGCTTTTTCGGATCCGGGTTGAACATGGCACTTGGTCCACCATCTACTTGTGCGACGACTTGGTTTGTGATGACAACGGCGATACCAAACTCATCCGCAAGGCGCTGTAATGTTCGCATAAACTTTGCCAGATGCGTCTGTCGACTCGAGAGCTCGCCACGTCCAGAAAAGTCCGTACGATAGAGTGATGTTGCAGAATCGACGATGAGCAAGGAAAACCGTGTCTCGGTCATCATCTGTGCGGCCTGATTGAGCAGCTCCAGCTGGTGGTCGGAGTTGTAGGCTCGTGCATACGCCACATTGTCCAAGACCTCTTCACCAGACAGACCGAATCGATTAGCCACGGCCAGACAGCGCACAGGACGGAAAGTGCCTTCGGTATCGATGTATAGACACTTGCCTTCACCACCACCCATGTCAAAAGGCAACTGGCATGTTACCGCCAGTGTGTGGCAGATCTGGCTCTTTCCCGTTCTGAACTCGCCAAAAATCTCTGTGATAGAGCCGGTCTCGATACCACCAGCCAACAGCGTGTCTAGCTGCTTCGATCCGGTTGTGATTGAGATGAGCTCACTTCGTCGTTGGTGCATCTCAGTTGCTGTGGTGAAACCCATTGGTACGAGTTTAGACGCCTCAGCCAGCAGCTTCGACGCCTTCTGTTCTGAAATGCCTTTGATCTGCTCCAGCGCTCGTCGTGGTCTACATCGTGTCAGCTGCGGGGTCGTCTTCTACTGTGTGTGTCGACTCACGTGTATGCAATCGCCTCGACAGTATTGAAGCCGCCTTCAATTACAAGCTTAATGTCTCGTGCAGTCAGACCGTTCACGCCCTTCACGAAGTGTCAGCTAGCACGCGTCCATGGTAGTAAAGAAGCGTACCTCGAGCGCAGAGACGGGTGTAGGAGCACCAGGCCCTCCAGCCTGGCTCTCGTCCTCGAACTGTTGCTCCTCGGTACTCATTTTGGCTGTAATCGTAGTTGCAAAAGTTCTGGTTGTGCAGAGTAAAGTCAAAGGAGCAGAAACGTGGGCGCAGTGGCAATGTACGCGATATTAAGTTTGCTCCGAAGCAGACTAGCGCAGTCACGCTCTCACGTGACTTCTGACAAATCAACTCTCATGTCTCTAGGCAACGAAAGACTGGCGTTTTAGATGTTGTAATCAGCTAAACTTATGCTGTTCAGTAAGCGGCTAGCCATGTAACCTCGCTGTCAGGTTGCTTCGGAATTCGCAAAATATGTATATCACAAACTCACATCAGACAGTATTCCGAGCCTTTGTGATATCTGATTTTGTGTGTTCAACTTTTTGTATTCATGCGTACTTCTGTGGTATCATAGCATCATAAAATTTACAATTTTACTCGTCATCACCGAAGAAGACCTTGACAGGTAGCCAAGAGTCACCGCAGACCTTAAAGCGCTCAGGCAACGAGTCAATCACCTTGACCTCATCATCGGTAAGCTCCCAACCGTCGAGCTCGAAGTTGGCTTGAATGCGCTGAGCAGAGACCGACTTGGGAATGACGCTAGAACCACGTTGCAGGCCCCAGACAAGGAGAACCTGCTGGACGGtcttgcccttcttctcGGCCAGCTTCTTCAGCTCCTCGTTCTTGTAGAGAGGCGAATCGGTGGAACCAAGGCAGGAGTAGGCGGTAGCATGTATGCCCTTCTCCTTGAGGTAGTCGATGAGTTTGGGTCTAATCTTTTGTAAGTTTGAGACCAGCTGAATGTGCGGGTTATACTTACGAGGGGTTGTTAGGATGAAGCTCGACCTGGTTCACAGCAGGTGTAATCTTGAACCTTGAGTCGGCGAACAGCTTCTCGAGATTTTTGATGGCGAAGTTGGAGACACCAATGTTCTTGACACGACCAGACTCAGGAAGCTTCTGGAGC from Ascochyta rabiei chromosome 2, complete sequence includes these protein-coding regions:
- a CDS encoding E2 ubiquitin-conjugating enzyme; translated protein: MNSRSLRRLAGDHASLHTAGLPPHYLFPPNADAAADLTSLDVLLSGPVGTPYVGGVWRLHLDIPPTYPTAAPTAFFRTRCWHPNVDEATGAVCVETLKRDWSSTLKLRDVLVTISCLLIQPNPASALNEEAGKLANEDWAGFCRRAKLMTEIHAAVPSHLAEEVRDAQMRGEDKHAEPPQKQSKLESRSKGKERVKATPTAPSKAQRAPLVEDEENAQRQGRTAEPESDESDWIPRPNRSPKKAPGPRQESNILGIRGLDPSVALDDASKRIPPVDSQTEGLVAPELENTDPFTTVTSKRTAHAQTSFVLPISPNLTTSHPTQTTTLTPERLKFSHHNPFAAIQPNKQSHPLFKEFSCSWMDSGRLHGGGLAKDGGSQDGTRKRVAGEDLEKRRRWEMKRFAKAGCELKRYNRGDFGPRTGIGRL
- a CDS encoding RecA recombinase Rhp51, with product MSTEEQQFEDESQAGGPGAPTPVSALEGVNGLTARDIKLVIEGGFNTVEAIAYTPRRALEQIKGISEQKASKLLAEASKLVPMGFTTATEMHQRRSELISITTGSKQLDTLLAGGIETGSITEIFGEFRTGKSQICHTLAVTCQLPFDMGGGEGKCLYIDTEGTFRPVRCLAVANRFGLSGEEVLDNVAYARAYNSDHQLELLNQAAQMMTETRFSLLIVDSATSLYRTDFSGRGELSSRQTHLAKFMRTLQRLADEFGIAVVITNQVVAQVDGGPSAMFNPDPKKPVGGNIIAHASTTRLSLRKGRGETRVCKIYDSPCLPESDCLFAINEDGIGDPKEKDLEERNNR
- a CDS encoding Glycerol 2-dehydrogenase (NADP(+)) — its product is MAPKTWTKEHFTLNTGAKIPAVGLGTWQSKPGEVREAVKVALQSGYRHIDTALAYGNEKEVGEGIKDSGVPREEIWVTTKLDNPWHKRVEDGINSSLKSLGLDYVDLYLMHWPSSTDPEDLSKHYPDWDFRDTWAELQKLPESGRVKNIGVSNFAIKNLEKLFADSRFKITPAVNQVELHPNNPSPKLIDYLKEKGIHATAYSCLGSTDSPLYKNEELKKLAEKKGKTVQQVLLVWGLQRGSSVIPKSVSAQRIQANFELDGWELTDDEVKVIDSLPERFKVCGDSWLPVKVFFGDDE